Proteins from a genomic interval of Harpia harpyja isolate bHarHar1 chromosome 9, bHarHar1 primary haplotype, whole genome shotgun sequence:
- the PPP1CC gene encoding serine/threonine-protein phosphatase PP1-gamma catalytic subunit produces the protein MADIDKLNIDSIIQRLLEVRGSKPGKNVQLQENEIRGLCLKSREIFLSQPILLELEAPLKICGDIHGQYYDLLRLFEYGGFPPESNYLFLGDYVDRGKQSLETICLLLAYKIKYPENFFLLRGNHECASINRIYGFYDECKRRYNIKLWKTFTDCFNCLPIAAIVDEKIFCCHGGLSPDLQSMEQIRRIMRPTDVPDQGLLCDLLWSDPDKDVLGWGENDRGVSFTFGAEVVAKFLHKHDLDLICRAHQVVEDGYEFFAKRQLVTLFSAPNYCGEFDNAGAMMSVDETLMCSFQILKPAEKKKPNSSRPVTPPRGMITKQAKK, from the exons ATGGCGGATATAGACAAGCTCAACATCGACAGCATCATCCAACGGCTGCTGGAGG TGCGAGGATCAAAACCAGGCAAAAATGTCCAACTTCAAGAGAATGAAATTAGAGGACTCTGCTTGAAGTCCAGAGAAATCTTTCTGAGTCAGCCTATTCTACTAGAACTTGAAGCTCCACTGAAAATATGTG GTGACATCCATGGACAGTACTATGACTTGCTTCGACTCTTTGAATATGGAGGTTTTCCACCAGAAAGCAACTACCTGTTCCTTGGTGATTATGTTGACAGAGGAAAACAATCTTTAGAAACAATATGTCTTCTATTGGCCTACAAAATTAAATACCCAGagaattttttcctcctcagagggaACCATGAATGTGCCAGCATCAACAGAATTTATGGGTTTTATGATGAAT GTAAGAGAAGATACAATATTAAGCTGTGGAAAACCTTCACAGACTGTTTTAACTGTTTACCAATTGCAGCTATTGTGGATGAGAAAATATTCTGCTGTCATGGGG GTTTGTCACCAGACCTTCAGTCAATGGAACAGATAAGACGAATTATGCGCCCCACTGATGTACCAGATCAAGGTCTACTTTGTGATCTCTTGTGGTCTGACCCTGACAAGGATGTCTTGGGATGGGGTGAAAATGACAGAGGAGTGTCCTTCACATTTGGTGCTGAAGTGGTTGCTAAGTTTCTCCATAAACATGATTTGGATCTCATATGTAGAGCTCATCAG GTTGTTGAAGATGGATATGAGTTTTTTGCAAAAAGGCAATTGGTAACTCTCTTTTCTGCCCCAAATTACTGTGGAGAATTTGATAATGCGGGTGCCATGATGAGTGTGGATGAAACTCTAATGTGCTCTTTTCAG attttgaaacctgcagagaaaaagaagccCAATTCCAGCAGACCTGTAACGCCTCCCAGGGGTATGAtcacaaaacaagcaaagaaatag